The Candidatus Woesearchaeota archaeon region ATATTCAAGCGATCTTGAACGCGCAGCAGATACTGCAAAAGAGATTGCAAAATACCACCCACATACCCCTTTAGTTTTTGTTAAAGAATTGCGTGAACGAAATGTGGGAGAGTGGGAAGGAAAACCGCACGCCGAGGCAACATGGGATAAACCACGAGAAGCACATAACATAACGCAGGTACTAACAAAACAAGGAGAAAGCCTTGTCGAGCTTCAAAACCGCGCGCGAAAATGTATTGATATGCTCATACACAACCACCGAAATAAGACAGTCGTGCTTGTCGCCCATAATGGAATCAATACGGCACTCATGTCAGTGATCATGCAACAACCACCTGAGGCAATGCCTGAATTTAAAAGACAGAGGAATACAGCAGTCACCATTGTTGAGATAGATGAGGATAAGAATCACCGGATACTTCTTTCAAACTGTACTGATCATTTGACAAAGTAAGAAAAATAAGAATTAAGAAAAACAGAGAAAAAAAGATTAAAAAAATTAATTAAAATGGCTGCTTCTTCTTGCGGAAGTGCATCACCAGCAACAGCACGGCAATCACAACCACACTCAAGGTCAAAACCATGCCTGCCCCAAGTTTCTTCTTGGCAGGTGCTACAGGTACTT contains the following coding sequences:
- a CDS encoding histidine phosphatase family protein, translated to MRLIITRHGETEENKKKLFQGQTGPGKLSAIGIEQAQKLSQRLQEEKIDVIYSSDLERAADTAKEIAKYHPHTPLVFVKELRERNVGEWEGKPHAEATWDKPREAHNITQVLTKQGESLVELQNRARKCIDMLIHNHRNKTVVLVAHNGINTALMSVIMQQPPEAMPEFKRQRNTAVTIVEIDEDKNHRILLSNCTDHLTK